In the genome of Aspergillus luchuensis IFO 4308 DNA, chromosome 2, nearly complete sequence, one region contains:
- a CDS encoding M24 family metallopeptidase (COG:E;~EggNog:ENOG410PKWI;~InterPro:IPR036005,IPR029149,IPR000994;~MEROPS:MER0005715;~PFAM:PF00557;~SMCOG1172:methionine aminopeptidase;~TransMembrane:1 (i29-47o);~antiSMASH:Cluster_2.1) — MLNKQTESLPLAGERPLLRQPPHRYRRSILHLFTSAGLLLLSIYALFPRLSLFSPFQQPSSVLPYESFERCSIENLRETEYYFLDTAAPISVEEFDERRNRLARALIADGADAFVVEPGYTFKYYANVSQPEWEVWEPEERPFLMVVQPYRHSSGLVTAKTTFLAPSFEAERARLLNMPFLEPIDIIPWEEHWNPYDTLKDSVIFSAHDRAPRLMVDEEMRDFIQRGLGHSGFEIVGLMGEVERVRQIKSDTEVGILRAVNTGTVEAVRQMRKCLYPGLTESEIARALDNTLRSAGLEPFFDIVLFDENAANPHGGTNGSKVLEPETFVLIDVGAHLLGYSSDICRTFFPPFLEPPTPDMPAPTRLRDKLEVWDIVFEAQTQSIRQFRVDASAASVDIAAREVITDAGYGEAFTHRVGHGIGIKAHESPYLNKGNHATLLQAGMTFTSEPGVYLVDRFGVRHEDIFLVREGGEAELLTGRRASGPWDP, encoded by the exons ATGCTGAACAAGCAGACCGAGTCTCTCCCACTGGCGGGGGAAAGACCGCTACTCCGTCAACCACCGCATCGATACCGGAGGTCTATTCTGCACCTTTTTACCAGCGCTGGTCTACTACTGCTTAGCATCTACGCGCTCTTCCCG AGGCTGTCGCTCTTCAGCCCCTTCCAGCAACCGTCGTCGGTTCTACCATATGAATCTTTCGAGCGATGTTCAATTGAGAATCTTCGAGAAACAGAGTACTACTTTCTGGATACCGCTGCGCCCATCTCAGTTGAGGAGTTCGATGAGCGCCGGAACCGCCTCGCGAGGGCTCTGATCGCCGATGGGGCAGACGCCTTTGTCGTGGAGCCGGGGTATACGTTCAAATACTATGCTAATGTGAGCCAGCCGGAATGGGAGGTCTGGGAG CCGGAGGAACGCCCATTTCTTATGGTGGTGCAGCCTTATCGTCACTCGTCGGGCCTTGTTACCGCAAAGACAACATTCCTAGCCCCATCATTTGAGGCGGAGCGAGCCCGACTGCTAAACATGCCGTTTCTCGAGCCGATCGACATCATTCCTTGGGAGGAACACTGGAACCCATACGATACGTTGAAGGATTCTGTCATCTTCTCGGCACATGATCGAGCACCGCGACTCATGGTGGACGAGGAAATGAGGGACTTTATCCAACGGGGTCTCGGTCACTCAGGGTTCGAAATCGTCGGGCTGATGGGAGAAGTGGAGCGCGTCCGGCAGATCAAATCCGACACTGAGGTGGGAATTCTCCGCGCCGTGAATACCGGGACCGTGGAAGCCGTACGGCAGATGCGCAAAT GCCTCTACCCCGGTCTAACCGAGAGTGAGATCGCAAGGGCCCTGGACAATACCCTTCGCTCGGCTGGGTTGGAGCCATTCTTTGATATTGTCTTGTTTG ACGAGAATGCCGCCAACCCACATGGAGGCACCAACGGTTCGAAGGTGCTTGAGCCGGAGACTTTTGTTTTGATTGATGTAGG CGCCCATCTCCTTGGGTACTCATCGGATATCTGTCGAACCTTTTTCCCGCCGTTCCTTGAACCACCGACACCGGATATGCCCGCCCCGACGCGTTTGAGAGACAAGCTGGAG GTGTGGGACATTGTCTTTGAAGCTCAAACGCAATCCATCAGGCAGTTCCGGGTCGACGCTAGTGCTGCCAGCGTCGATATTGCTGCCCGGGAGGTGATCACGGACGCCGGGTACGGGGAGGCCTTCACCCATCGTGTTGGGCACGGAATTGGAATCAAAG CCCACGAAAGCCCCTATCTGAACAAAGGGAACCATGCGACCCTCCTTCAAGCCGGCATGACGTTCACTTCGGAACCTGGGGTGTATCTGGTGGATCGATTCGGGGTACGGCACGAAGACATCTTTCTGGTGcgggagggtggggaggcAGAGCTGTTGACCGGTCGTCGAGCATCTGGGCCTTGGGATCCATAG
- a CDS encoding uncharacterized protein (COG:S;~EggNog:ENOG410PHZM;~TransMembrane:6 (o20-46i53-72o84-107i119-147o167-187i199-220o);~antiSMASH:Cluster_2.1) has product MANYSAPVEGITGGYTGNSFAIQAVLASLLACALYSSIELIILVFLTFHVYGGLYFWSLLVSTGLGIIPQAIGLLLKYFQLAPLWIPVTLSTFGWAVMVTGQSVVLYSRLHLILSNQKILRFVLYMIIIDAIILQIPQITLSYGAVYGGARFAYVYNIWAKVQLTGFFVQEVIISTIFIVQTFRLLYLYPHRSKRRTNIMEQLLGINTAIILMDISLLALEYLDLFILQTSLKTFFYTVKLKLEFAVLSRLVSFVHYDPELESSTFTGSN; this is encoded by the coding sequence ATGGCCAATTACTCGGCCCCCGTTGAGGGCATCACCGGGGGTTATACGGGCAACAGCTTCGCAATCCAGGCCGTGCTAGCCAGCTTGCTAGCCTGTGCGCTGTACAGCTCGATCGAACTCATTATCCTGGTCTTTCTTACCTTTCACGTTTATGGGGGCCTTTACTTCTGGAGTCTGCTTGTCTCAACCGGGCTCGGCATCATCCCGCAAGCGATCGGACTGCTGCTGAAGTACTTCCAGCTGGCGCCGCTATGGATTCCAGTAACTCTATCAACATTCGGCTGGGCTGTTATGGTGACGGGACAGTCTGTGGTGCTATATTCGCGacttcatctcatcttgtCGAATCAAAAGATCCTCCGCTTCGTCCTCtacatgatcatcatcgacgccatcatcctgcagATTCCGCAGATCACCCTGTCCTATGGTGCCGTCTACGGCGGGGCGCGATTCGCATATGTCTATAACATTTGGGCCAAGGTGCAGCTCACGGGGTTTTTCGTACAGGAGGTGATCATCTCAACGATCTTCATCGTGCAGACCTTTCGGCTGCTCTATCTCTACCCGCATCGGAGCAAGCGGAGGACAAATATCATGGAGCAGCTACTGGGTATTAATACGGCGATTATCTTGATGGATATCTCGCTGCTAGCGCTGGAATACTTGGACTTATTTATCTTGCAGACCTCGTTGAAGACCTTTTTCTATACCGTCAAGTTGAAGCTGGAGTTTGCGGTGCTGTCGCGGCTGGTTTCGTTTGTACATTATGATCCAGAGCTAGAATCTTCGACATTTACTGGCAGTAATTAG
- a CDS encoding uncharacterized protein (COG:G;~EggNog:ENOG410PHFT;~InterPro:IPR020846,IPR011701,IPR036259;~PFAM:PF07690;~SMCOG1106:major facilitator transporter;~TransMembrane:9 (o6-33i45-67o79-101i152-172o184-203i215-233o239-263i275-296o308-329i);~antiSMASH:Cluster_2.1;~go_function: GO:0022857 - transmembrane transporter activity [Evidence IEA];~go_process: GO:0055085 - transmembrane transport [Evidence IEA]) — protein MAAVHGYAGIICVRIFLGLAESPFFPGALLLISSWYKPSEIAVRVAVVYCGNTIANGFGSMFAAGVMSGLNGKGGLEGWRWLFIIEGAGTMVAGLLAVALLPDFPRSGQRKWLSEQEQRFSEWRLARAANDEVDENGSIREGLRDALLDPKAWMLILIQVCQLTSQSWTYFFPTIVKTLGFSNIITLLITAPVYVFGFIAALGNSFIANRTSQRAVLIAWPLIIDIVGNVMVISSRATAVRYIGMFLMCAGSYSAFNVVQAWIASTIPRTRTKRAIVYALVNLFGNSSNIYGSYFFPTSDSPQYRPGGITLSAFAAAGIVLTGLLALYLHTLNVKAQKAEEEDGQIRYKYIW, from the exons ATGGCTGCGGTACATGGGTACGCCGGCATTATATGCGTGCGCATATTCCTGGGGCTCGCCGAGTCTCCATTCTTTCCCGGGGCTTT GTTGCTGATAAGTTCCTGGTACAAACCGTCCGAAATTGCGGTGCGAGTAGCCGTGGTGTATTGTGGTAACACCATCGCCAACGGGTTTGGCAGCATGTTTGCCGCGGGCGTCATGAGTGGATTAAACGGCAAAGGCGGGCTGGAAGGCTGGAG ATGGCTATTTATCATTGAAGGGGCTGGCACAATGGTGGCCGGCCTTCTCGCTGTCGCGCTTCTCCCAGACTTTCCTCGTTCCGGGCAGCGGAAGTGGCTATCGGAACAGGAGCAGCGCTTTTCCGAATGGCGTCTCGCCCGCGCCGCAAATGATGAGGTCGATGAGAATGGTTCCATCCGCGAGGGCTTGCGGGATGCATTATTAGATCCCAAGGCGTGGATGTTGATTCTGATCCAGGTTTGCCAGCTCACATCTCAAAGCTGGACCTACTTCTTCCCT ACCATCGTCAAAACACTGGGATTTAGCAACATCATCACGCTGCTGATCACGGCTCCGGTGTACGTCTTTGGCTTCATCGCCGCTCTTGGTAATTCCTTCATTGCGAACCGAACGAGCCAGCGCGCAGTTCTTATCGCGTGGCCTCTAATTATAGACATCGTGGGAAACGTCATGGTCATATCGTCTCGAGCCACTGCAGTCAGGTACATCGGCATGTTCTTAATGTGCGCTGGTTCATATTCCGCTTTCAATGTCGTTCAAGCCTGGATCGCCAGTACGATCCCGCGGACACGCACCAAGCGGGCCATTGTGTACGCGTTGGTCAACCTCTTCGGTAACTCGTCCAATATATACGGCTCGTACTTCTTTCCCACATCCGACTCGCCACAGTACCGGCCTGGCGGTATCACCCTTTCAGCGTTTGCTGCTGCCGGAATCGTCTTGACTGGGCTGTTGGCATTGTATCTCCATACGCTCAATGTGAAGGCACAAaaggcagaggaggaggacgggCAGATTCGTTATAAGTATATCTGGTAA
- a CDS encoding uncharacterized protein (COG:S;~EggNog:ENOG410Q2JQ;~InterPro:IPR036864,IPR007219,IPR001138;~PFAM:PF00172,PF04082;~TransMembrane:1 (o558-577i);~antiSMASH:Cluster_2.1;~go_function: GO:0000981 - DNA-binding transcription factor activity, RNA polymerase II-specific [Evidence IEA];~go_function: GO:0003677 - DNA binding [Evidence IEA];~go_function: GO:0008270 - zinc ion binding [Evidence IEA];~go_process: GO:0006351 - transcription, DNA-templated [Evidence IEA];~go_process: GO:0006355 - regulation of transcription, DNA-templated [Evidence IEA]) codes for MTASEEASPATRTRKIRKVTRACDACKAKKKACTGNIPCGPCSRRHLACTYDSAYNRGVALSPPPSSSRPKNHRPLREHGSSRSNPDPAPGAIQPLQSPSVLRSVTEHSQPGLQSSPASGPGTLPESSIIDASVRRGSVDGTGQYWGPSSAHSFLGRVVEDLHASPSKPIAPAQDPDASATVSIFSYGDRVVPEVQLSDFVWPSQARAKSLIRRYFEFAAPTYRVLHQPTIHTLVQRLYQENSEGNRIGSQLDVASQAVLLLLLSTAAMFRVDEDGRMRDADEDGWRNSELYYAQAEHLLSLETGAPTLASVQARFLMVLYLLSSSRAQKAWFVFGTTVQLMMAIGLHNRWARRHHEEEEDLVKQECQRRLVWCSYTLDKYLSVILGRPRLWHDEDLDEDLPTRVNDEDLTTRERRLSRRDCVMDAPVFHAALAQILTQAAKEPYVLSGLSDRTEVETIRGLCGKIAKWQAELPPFLSGVIQPSSLVPVFRRQLTVLQLARHHALMFITRPLLLLDYGQMWPEHRSSYRYHLHLCLTAAREALELILSFVREDELFPAFWYSQYIAFNALSIIYLYLIQVKRNRLPSAGLDFVRSPEHTLHADLDEPTLYRLSETAVTHLADATARNAPSWKYSVILQGLRHELARLVSPMDTGDAQATGPNELSHPVSERSPRPTEHSGEMGRREQQAEGNAVRDYDPDPNMLPTILSGLDRAIDPGLLDPRTQSLLDTFIMGENVVLDFWPQLESLPISYPG; via the exons ATGACGGCCAGCGAGGAGGCCTCACCCGCCACGCGCACGAGAAAGATCCGAAAGGTGACCCGCGCCTGCGATGCCTGCAAGGCCAAAAAGAAGGCTTGTACGGGCAACATCCCCTGTGGTCCCTGCTCCCGCCGTCACTTGGCGTGCACCTACGACTCCGCCTACAATCGGGGTGTGGCGCTCAgccctcctccctcatcaTCGCGTCCCAAGAACCATCGCCCTCTGCGGGAGCACGGCAGCTCACGCAGCAATCCAGATCCGGCTCCAGGTGCGATCCAGCCCCTGCAGTCTCCCTCTGTCCTTCGCTCAGTTACCGAGCATTCCCAGCCAGGCCTGCAGAGCAGCCCTGCATCGGGGCCAGGTACACTCCCCGAGTCTTCTATCATCGATGCATCTGTTCGACGAGGCTCAGTAGACGGGACCGGTCAGTACTGGGGTCCGAGCTCAGCACATTCATTTCTGGGCAGGGTCGTGGAGGACTTACATGCCAGTCCCTCCAAGCCTATTGCCCCGGCACAGGATCCCGATGCCTCAGCAACagtttccatcttctcctaCGGTGATCGTGTAGTTCCCGAGGTTCAGTTATCAGATTTTGTCTGGCCAAGCCAGGCCAGAGCCAAAAGCTTGATCCGCCGATATTTCGAGTTTGCAGCACCGACATATCGCGTGCTTCATCAGCCTACCATTCACACCCTGGTCCAGCGCTTGTACCAGGAGAATTCAGAGGGCAACCGGATCGGCAGCCAGCTCGATGTAGCATCCCAAGCCGTCTTGCTCTTACTCCTGAGTACTGCAGCCATGTTCCGCGTTGATGAGGACGGTCGAATGAGAGAtgccgacgaggatggcTGGCGCAACAGCGAGCTTTATTACGCGCAGGCAGAGCATCTGCTGTCGCTCGAGACTGGTGCCCCTACTCTGGCCTCGGTGCAAGCTCGTTTTTTGATGGTGCTTTATCTGCTGAGCTCCTCTCGAGCCCAGAAGGCGTGGTTCGTGTTTGGCACAACAGTCCAGCTGATGATGGCCATTGGTTTGCACAATCGATGGGCGAGGAGGcaccatgaagaagaggaggatctgGTGAAGCAGGAGTGTCAACGGCGCCTTGTATGGTGCTCTTACACTCTGGACAAGTATCTCAGTGTGATCCTTGGTCGACCGCGACTGTGGCATGATGAAGACTTGGACGAAGATCTTCCCACGCGCGTCAATGACGAAGACCTAACAACGCGGGAAAGGCGGTTGTCGAGACGTGACTGTGTAATGGATGCGCCAGTCTTTCATGCGGCTTTGGCACAGATTCTTACCCAGGCGGCCAAGGAACCTTACGTTCTCTCGGGCCTCTCCGATCGGACGGAGGTTGAGACCATTCGAGGCCTGTGTGGCAAGATCGCGAAATGGCAAGCGGAGCtgcctccttttctctcaGGGGTCATCCAACCCAGTAGTTTGGTTCCGGTTTTTCGGCGCCAGTTGACAGTTCTGCAGCTGGCTCGTCATCATGCATTGATGTTCATCACACGGCCTCTCCTATTATTGGATTATGGGCAAATGTGGCCTGAACACCGAAGCAGTTACCGATACCATCTGCATCTTTGTCTTACCGCAGCGCGAGAAGCCCTAGAATTGATACTTAGCTTCGTGCGCGAGGATGAATTGTTCCCAGCATTTTGGTACTCACAGTACATTGCATTCAATGCTTTATCaatcatctatctataccTGATCCAGGTCAAACGCAACCGTCTGCCTTCTGCTGGTCTCGACTTTGTCCGGAGCCCGGAACACACCTTGCATGCAGATTTGGATGAACCCACGCTCTACAGACTGTCCGAGACGGCAGTGACACACCTCGCCGACGCAACAGCTCGCAACGCCCCTTCTTGGAAATACAGTGTCATCTTGCAGGGTTTGCGACACGAGCTGGCCCGCCTCGTCTCCCCGATGGACACTGGCGACGCTCAAGCTACCGGGCCGAATGAGCTATCTCATCCAGTTTCCGAACGGAGCCCTCGTCCGACCGAACATAGCGGTGAGATGGGCCGCCGTGAGCAGCAGGCAGAAGGCAACGCGGTGAGGGATTATGACCCTGATCCTAATATGTTGCCGACCATACTTTCTGGACTGGACCGCGCTATTGACCCAGGGCTGCTCGATCCCAGGACACAGTCCCTCTTGGACACTTTCATCATGGGCGAAAACGTGGTGCTCGATTTCTGGCCACAGCTAGAAAGCCTGCCTATCT CATACCCCGGCTGA
- a CDS encoding cyclase family protein (COG:S;~EggNog:ENOG410PKHJ;~InterPro:IPR007325,IPR037175;~PFAM:PF04199;~antiSMASH:Cluster_2.1;~go_function: GO:0004061 - arylformamidase activity [Evidence IEA];~go_process: GO:0019441 - tryptophan catabolic process to kynurenine [Evidence IEA]) translates to MPFSKKPAFDDLPLDKTGPPGNAWGLFGPDDQCGMLNLLTPDRTRAAASEIRDGVRISTDWPLDRITTPAFNRIPFAQTISNIAPTSVNDDILHFNTQSSSQWDGLRHFGYQEQRLYFNGRTLDDILTTKINGIHTWVETGGIIGRGVLLDYVAWAEANHVPVKPFTSQSITVTDLEKVAQAQGTELKPGDILFIRAGWGRGYAQLSQDEISAMAIIPTPPAIGIESSEATLRWLWEKEFAAVASDTPSFEAWPCQDFKYWLHEWLLAGWGLPIGEMFDLEQLSEECRKRQRWSFFFTSVPLKVPGGVASPPNGVAIFQC, encoded by the exons ATGCCGTTCAGCAAGAAGCCCGCCTTCGATGACTTGCCGCTGGACAAGACGGGTCCGCCCGGCAATGCATGGGGATTATTTGGACCCGACGACCAGTGTGGTATGTTGAATCTTCTCACCCCAGATCGAACGCGTGCTGCTGCAAGCGAAATCCGCGATGGGGTTCGCATTTCCACCGACTGGCCACTGGATCGTATCACCACGCCCGCATTCAATCGGATCCCATTTGCCCAGACCATCTCAAACATCGCCCCCACATCTGTCAACGATGACATTCTGCACTTCAACACCCAGTCTAGCTCGCAGTGGGACGGTCTGCGGCATTTTGGCTACCAGGAACAGCGACTGTATTTCAACGGCCGTACCCTCGACGACATCCTGACTACGAAGATTAATGGGATTCACA CATGGGTGGAAACCGGTGGCATCATCGGACGGGGAGTCTTGTTAGATTATGTCGCTTGGGCAGAGGCCAACCATGTCCCTGTGAAGCCTTTCACAAGCCAGTCCATCACAGTCACTGATCTGGAGAAAGTGGCCCAGGCCCAAGGCACAGAGTTGAAGCCCGGTGATATCTTGTTTATCCGAGCGGGCTGGGGACGGGGATATGCCCAACTATCTCAAGATGAAATCTCTGCGATGGCTATCATCCCCACGCCCCCGGCGATCGGGATCGAGTCGTCAGAGGCCACACTCCGGTGGCTCTGGGAGAAGGAATTTGCTGCTGTCGCTAGCGACACCCCGAGCTTCGAGGCCTGGCCGTGCCAGGACTTCAAGTACTGGCTACATGAGTGGCTGCTGGCCGGTTGGGGGCTTCCGATCGGGGAAATGTTCGATTTAGAGCAGCTGAGCGAGGAGTGTCGAAAGAGGCAGCGCTGGTCATTCTTTTTCACCAGTGTTCCATTAAAG GTTCCCGGAGGAGTGGCTAGCCCGCCAAATGGAGTTGCCATTTTTCAGTGCTGA
- a CDS encoding uncharacterized protein (antiSMASH:Cluster_2.1), whose translation MLDRSRILKINSRNSEEIRCRSILRTTAGSQHHTITPVVWNHCVFLRRFSRARSSSGVNPSNDSSTKSNGFPVDSTWRDDALLSISAMLSDDVGMYCRGYNSRYRNSIKGQGHQGWLRTKIDFGVKMGRL comes from the coding sequence ATGTTGGACCGGTCCAGGATATTGaaaataaatagtagaaaCAGCGAAGAAATCAGATGCAGATCGATCTTGCGCACCACTGCCGGCAGTCAGCATCACACGATTACCCCAGTAGTATGGAACCACTGTGTATTCTTACGGCGCTTCTCCAGGGCCCGTTCTTCCTCCGGAGTCAACCCCTCGAACGATTCATCCACCAAGTCCAATGGCTTCCCAGTGGACTCGACATGGCGAGATGATGCTTTGTTGTCAATCTCTGCCATGCTGTCAGATGATGTTGGTATGTACTGCCGGGGCTACAACAGCCGATATCGGAACAGTATCAAGGGCCAAGGCCACCAGGGGTGGCTAAGAACGAAAATTGATTTTGGGGTAAAGATGGGCAGATTGtaa
- a CDS encoding uncharacterized protein (COG:C;~EggNog:ENOG410PFVQ;~InterPro:IPR018170,IPR020471,IPR036812,IPR023210;~PFAM:PF00248;~SMCOG1039:aldo/keto reductase family oxidoreductase;~antiSMASH:Cluster_2.1;~go_function: GO:0016491 - oxidoreductase activity [Evidence IEA];~go_process: GO:0055114 - oxidation-reduction process [Evidence IEA]): MSLPSHFTLNTGAKIPAVGFGTWQAKPLEVENAVEVALKEGYRHIDCAAIYRNETEVGNGIRKSGVPREEIFITGKLWNTKHAPEDVEPALNKTLQDLGVAYLDLYLMHWPCAFKGGDKWFPLNEDGVFELADIDYITTYRAMEKLLATGKVRAIGVSNFNVRRLEELLGQVSVMPAVNQIEAHPYLQQPDLLQYCQSKGILIEAYSPLGNNQTGEPRTVDDPLVHRVAGELSMDPGPLLASWGVQRGTVVLSKSVTPARIAANLRVRALPEGAFAQLTSLERHKRFNFPGNWGYDIFEEVGEEAVRQTALAAGPSNKIKFTV, encoded by the exons ATGTCCCTACCCTCGCACTTTACCCTCAACACCGGCGCCAAAATCCCCGCCGTGGGATTTGGTACCTGGCAAGCCAAGCCCCTTGAGGTAGAAAACGCCGTCGAAGTAGCCCTCAAGGAGGGTTACCGCCACATCGATTGCGCCGCCATCTATCGCAACGAGACAGAAGTCGGCAATGGTATTCGCAAGTCCGGGGTGCCCCGTGAAGAGATCTTCATCACTGGCAAGCTGTGGAACACCAAGCACGCCCCGGAGGACGTGGAGCCAGCCCTCAACAAGACCCTGCAAGATCTAGGCGTCGCCTACCTCGATCTCTATCTCATGCACTGGCCCTG TGCCTTCAAGGGTGGCGACAAATGGTTTCCCCTCAACGAGGATGGAGTGTTCGAATTGGCCGACATTGACTACATCACCACCTACCGCGCCATGGAGAAATTGCTAGCGACGGGCAAGGTACGCGCCATTGGCGTGTCCAACTTCAATGTCCGTCGCTTGGAGGAGCTGCTTGGCCAAGTCTCCGTGATGCCCGCCGTCAACCAGATCGAAGCCCATCCCTACCTGCAACAGCCGGACCTGCTGCAATACTGCCAGAGCAAAGGTATTCTCATCGAGGCCTACTCTCCGCTGGGCAACAACCAGACTGGGGAGCCGCGCACCGTCGACGACCCGCTGGTGCACCGCGTGGCGGGCGAGCTTAGCATGGACCCCGGACCACTGCTGGCCAGCTGGGGCGTGCAGCGTGGCACCGTCGTGCTATCCAAGAGTGTCACACCGGCTCGCATTGCAGCGAACTTGCGAGTCCGGGCATTGCCGGAGGGGGCCTTTGCACAGTTGACCTCGCTGGAACGCCACAAACGCTTCAACTTCCCGGGCAATTGGGGATACGACATCTTCGAGGAGGTCGGTGAGGAGGCGGTACGCCAGACTGCACTGGCCGCGGGTCCCAGTAACAAGATTAAGTTTACTGTATAG